Sequence from the Seonamhaeicola sp. ML3 genome:
TTTTCATGTTTATTGTTTTTAATTGTGTATGTATAATTTAAGCCTATAATCTTGGTTATTTCTGGAACAGAAACGTTTATTTCCTTTTCTATTCTATAGAATAGCCCAATGGTTCCAAATGATTTAAATTTGTATTCTGTTCCTAATGTTAACCGATACTTGCTAAACTCATTTTCCCGGTCTACACCAAAGCTCCTAAATATTTCTGCCGAAAATTTGGGGTCTAATTTCCAATTGTTCACACCATACTCCAATGAAGTTTTAAATCGAAATTTCTGATTAGCGTAATCACCTTCTGAAGTACTTATACCTAATTCATTTTTGTTTTGATAACGTAGCCTATATTTAAGTGATAAATCGTTTATTTTATGTTTGTAGGAGGCATCTAGATTAAATCTAAAATGATTTTCATAGCCTTGGATTTTCCCAACATTATCGTTTTCTTTTATATAACGAAATCCTGCCCCAAGCTTAAAACCCCTAAAAACAGTATATGAAGTACCGAAATCGGAAAAGTACTCACTAACCTCGGTTATATACTCTTTCATTCTAAGTTGCCCCTCTAGATTGAAAGCCCATTTTTTGTTGAGCTTAAACTTTAAATTGATTCCCGTCCAACTCTCTAAATCCCTAGTATCCTGGTTTTGAGAAAAAGCTAAAGATGTAAAAAGCAATGAAGCCATAACCATTAATAGGCACAAATGTTTTCTTCTTTTGTAAAACATAACTTATATAGCTTTAGTTATTATTTTTAAAATAAAATATGGTTACTTCTGCTGTGTCTTTTAAAAAGTCTACATTGCCAATGGTAATCTTATTGATACTTAAGCCGGTTCTATTCTCCAAATCGCTTTTTAGACTCTCATAGTTTTCGGGTTTTATATTTTCTATGTTTTCATAAATGACAGATTTAGATTCTTCTTGCTTTAGAGCCCAGTATTTTTCAATTGCTACTAGCACTGTAATTACCAATATATTGGCTGCAAAAATTTCTGCATAGCTCATTTTTTTATTTGCCAATGCATTAATTACCGATACACCTATGACAACAAACAGATAGGTCATTTCCTTAATATCAACAGGGTCGGTACGGTAACGAATTATTCCGAAAATGGCGAACAACCCTAGTGCCATTCCTATGTCTAATTCATATTTTTTAAGTGTAAAGCACAAGAAAAATACAATAACACTTATAAGATAGTATGTAAACACATAGTCTTTGCGTTTGGAAACAGGATAGTATATAAACCTTATGATAAACGTTAAAAACGTAAAGTTTATAATGAACCTAAACATCATTTTAAAAAAGTCGTCATCAAAGATGGGGATCTCTAAAAATTCCATAGATATTATGCTATTAATTTGTTTATTCTTATTAGTTTTTCCTTAAATCTATTGTACTTTAATTCATTATAAATACTAATCATTCCAATACAATACTTACTAAACTTATAAGGGTTGATTTGTTTTAATTTTAATTGTTTTACCACAGAAGAACTTCTATTAAAACGTTCTTGTTTCACTTCAATAATCACTAAATTATTATAGGTTTTAAAAGAATTATTTACCTTAAAAGATAGATTTAGATCAATTGTTAATCGTTCTTTTGAATTTCTATTGATTAATGTAATTCTATTGAAGTCGTTCCAGATTACAGGTTCTAAATCAAAGTTTTTTTTGGTTGTATCTTGAATAAAATCTAATGCGGTATTGGATAAATTCGTTTCAAAATCATTAATAGGTATTCTCGTTTTTATAGTCTTACCTCTTCCGTCTTTTTGTTTAACCTCTAAAAAACATAAATCTGTTTCTACATACTTACGCATTCTAATCTTAGTTCTATTAACTTTTTGATTATGATGGTCATTATAAAATTTCTTTGAGGGAGTATCAAAATACAATGAAGAATAGGTTAGCACTCTATGTCCTTTGATATCCAGTATTCTGTAATTATCTTTAATACTTAATAGAACATAGGCTAAATCCTTCTCATGAATTACGAATTTGGTATCTGTTCTTCTCATTAAAGACACCGTTTCCATCTCTTCTAATGAAATAGGTTTTAAATTATCTATAATATTTACTAATTCTTGTTTCATAACCTTGATAAATCCCTCTACTTAAATATGGGTTGAGATTGTTTTACATCTTTACTGGATTGATTTTTAACAATAACAGATAGAGAATCTTTAAATCTTACTTGATTTAACCGATTAATTTTTTAATAGAATTTTTAAAAACCAACTAAAAACATCACTTATGGGCACAACTTAAAAATGACAACTTTCATTCTATTTATTTTTGGTATTTAGACTCCGAATTTATTTTTTGGTTCAATGTGCAATAGTGGTTATCTGTGAATGACTACTCCTTTTCTGTGAACCCTACTTTTTGTTCAGTTATTGGTTTTATTCATACACCTTTTTAGCTCGTTTTCAAATAATTGTTGATTTATTTTTCCGTTACTTTGTGATATGAACAAACTTAAAAGGCTAGTTGTTCAAGTTGTTTTGTGGCTGGCCATAGGCATAATAATTTGGTTGTATCAAGAAAAACCAACAGAAGCACTTAAAGAGAATTTAGTCATTCTCTTCTTTCAATTTTTTCTTATTAGTAGTTTAATCTTTTATGCATCATCAAACTTTTTACAAAAGAAGAAATATGTAGTTTTCTCAGTTTTTTCAATAATGCTTTTGTTTTTTTCAGCCTGGGTATTGTCTTCTGTTTATCCAATGATTACAGTAAGGCCTCACCACGTTAATCTCCCAGAATTTGGCCCACCTCCACCTCCAAGGATGAAAAGACCCCCTTCTCATTTCCTACTTCATACCTTAATTTTAATCATAACTTATACTTCTTCTACTATTATTGAAGTATTCAATTATTTAATTAAAAGAGAAAAAGAGGTCATATTAGCT
This genomic interval carries:
- a CDS encoding DUF2490 domain-containing protein codes for the protein MFYKRRKHLCLLMVMASLLFTSLAFSQNQDTRDLESWTGINLKFKLNKKWAFNLEGQLRMKEYITEVSEYFSDFGTSYTVFRGFKLGAGFRYIKENDNVGKIQGYENHFRFNLDASYKHKINDLSLKYRLRYQNKNELGISTSEGDYANQKFRFKTSLEYGVNNWKLDPKFSAEIFRSFGVDRENEFSKYRLTLGTEYKFKSFGTIGLFYRIEKEINVSVPEITKIIGLNYTYTIKNNKHEK
- a CDS encoding polyphosphate polymerase domain-containing protein, producing the protein MKQELVNIIDNLKPISLEEMETVSLMRRTDTKFVIHEKDLAYVLLSIKDNYRILDIKGHRVLTYSSLYFDTPSKKFYNDHHNQKVNRTKIRMRKYVETDLCFLEVKQKDGRGKTIKTRIPINDFETNLSNTALDFIQDTTKKNFDLEPVIWNDFNRITLINRNSKERLTIDLNLSFKVNNSFKTYNNLVIIEVKQERFNRSSSVVKQLKLKQINPYKFSKYCIGMISIYNELKYNRFKEKLIRINKLIA
- a CDS encoding DUF4956 domain-containing protein, which gives rise to MEFLEIPIFDDDFFKMMFRFIINFTFLTFIIRFIYYPVSKRKDYVFTYYLISVIVFFLCFTLKKYELDIGMALGLFAIFGIIRYRTDPVDIKEMTYLFVVIGVSVINALANKKMSYAEIFAANILVITVLVAIEKYWALKQEESKSVIYENIENIKPENYESLKSDLENRTGLSINKITIGNVDFLKDTAEVTIFYFKNNN